In Desulfobacter hydrogenophilus, the genomic stretch TCTGAATCAATTTATTTTTAAATAATTGTTCTTTAAAAAAAACAAACAAAAACTTTAATAGCATTCAACAAGGTGCAAATCAAGACTGTTATAGAAATTACTTCAAAATTTTGTATACAACACAAAGTTAGCGTGTTAAGGAAACTGTAGTACCCTATCGGTGTTGATTTAAACCCGGTCTTTAGTTTGTTTCCGGGTAATATATATGACACCCCAATATCGTTAATTTAAATTTTTTATGATGCCCATCTCCTACTTGCTTGGACATAATTAAGAAAGGAAGGTGAAAAAATGAAAATAGTTGTTCTTGATGGATATACGCTAAATCCGGGGGATCTTAGCTGGGAAAAATTTTCGGAATTTGGTGATTTACAAGTTTACGACAGAACAAACCCGGAAGACATCCAAAAACGAACGGCTGATGCTAATATTGTGTTGATAAATAAAACCGTGCTGACGGCCGAAGATATTGCGGCAATGAACAAGGTTGAGTATATCGGGGTTTTAGCAACAGGGGTGAATGTCGTCGACCTTGAATATACAAAAAAAGCGGGGATTACGGTGACCAACGTTCCGGGCTATTCCGGTTCTTCGTCAGCGCAAATGGTTTTTGCACTGATTCTGGAATTGACAAACAGAGTTGGACACCACAGTCAAACGGTGACAGACGGGAAATGGTCGGAATCAAAGGATTTCTGCTATTGGGATTATCCTTTGGTGGAATTGGAAGGCATTACCCTAGGTATTGTCGGTTATGGCGGTATCGGCAAAGCGGTAGCGCGACTCGGATTGGCTTTCGGGATGAATATTCTGATCTACAACCGTTCTGTTCCCCCTGATCTTCCCGAGGGAATCACCTATTCGGATCTGGATAATCTGATCAAATCCAGCGATATCATATCCCTGCATTGTCCGTTGACGCCCCAGACAAAAGGAATGATTAATAAGGATACCCTGGCTCAAATGAAAAAAACAGCCTATTTGGTCAACACCTCCCGGGGACCGCTGATTGTGGAAAACGACTTGGCTTCCTTTTTAAATGAAGGTCGTATTGCCGGGGCTGCAATGGATGTTCTTGAGAAAGAACCCCCGGAGAAGTCCTGCCCGTTGCTAACGGCTAAAAACTGTTACATTACGCCCCATTTTGCCTGGGCAACGCTTGCATCAAGGGAAAGACTGATGTCCATAGCCGTTGAAAATATAAAAAGCTATCTGGCAGGAAAACCTCAAAATTTAGTTCCCAGAAAATAAAAGGTATTCATCGTTTCCTTCACCGTTTTTAAATCTCGATAATATTCGAAGCGCGACCCAGGAAAAACATATTTAAATATGTTTTCTGGACCGCGCTTTGATTACGAATAAAATTCGGCACAAAATTTGTAGCATTTATTTTTATTGAACTTGGTCTCCCTCGAGATTTTAACATATACCCGCATTCCCCCCTTTTTGCCCCCGGCTTTTCGCCTATTGGACCTTTGATGCAACGAAGTAGATGGGCCAAAAGGCAAGCTATTTCGTTCAAGCTAGTTAATCTGCGGTCCTTATCGACCTTCCTCTGGGTTCTTTACGACATCACATGCATTTTTTGCTGAATAATTACATTTCAATTTATTTTTTATCAACACACCCGTCTAAAATGTTCAAAAGGGTGTTTATAAAATACCAATAAACACAGCACTAATGTTAAAAACATATAAATACTGTGTTTAGAACATGTTTAAAACATATCAAAAACCATATCAAATAATGATCTTAGAACTGTTCAAAAAAAGCATCTGTGTGTTGAAAAACAGGTTAAAAAAATGTTGAAAACTCAAAACAGTATCAGTCCGGATTCCTGGCCTCTTAATAAAAAGCGTACAATGACGGATCATTTTCTTTAACAAACAATTTCATATTGACAGAACATAAGCTTATAAGTAAGTTTTACTCACCTTGTTTCCTGCATATAAACCTTTACCCTTGGACATAAAAAAACTGCTGCCGGTATTTCAGACATCATTTTCAACGGAGTTAAACCATGACCCAACTCAAAAAAATCGCAGCAACAATTAACAATGCCATCAAAAACGGAATCCAGAGCCTCAACGAAGACCGGGCAAAAAAAATATTAAAACAACTGGGACTGCCCGTAGTACAGGAAATACGGCTGGAAGCCATTGAAGATATCCATGGGGCCGCCCAAACTGTCGGGTACCCTGTTGTACTCAAAGGTATTGCAAAACAGATGTTGCATAAAACCGAAGCCGGCATGGTGGAAGTGGGCATCACCCATGAGGCACATTTAAAGGAAGCGGCCCAAAAGATGAAATCCCGTGCGGGTGACAGTTTTGACGCATTCCTGATCCAACCCCTGATCCAGGGTAAAAGGGAATTTACCGCAGGCATGTTTAAAGACCCCCAGTTTGGTCCGGTGATTATGTTCGGGGTGGGTGGTGTGCTAACCGAAGCGTTAAAGGACATAGTTTTGCGGCTTGCCCCATTATCCGATGCAGACCTTGACGACATGCTGAATAACCTGAGATCCAAGGCCCTTCTGGGGTCATTCAGGGGGGAGGCGGCTGTAAACCGCACAACACTTAAATCCGTGCTCCGGGGTCTGTCTGACATAGCCATGGCCTGCCCGGGAATCCGCGAAATTGATATCAACCCTTTGATTATCAGTCCGGACGGGTCACCCGTGGCAGTTGACGGGCTGATGATTCTTGAAAACTGTGAAAACTGTGAAAACTGTGACACCCATGTGCATCAAAAAATTGATTCCAAAGGCTTATACACCACCTTTTATCCCAAAACCATTGCCTTTATCGGCGCCTCTGCAGTTCCGGGCAAATGGGGTCACATACTGCCCACAAACGCCTATGCCGGGGGGTTCAAAGGCGAAATTTTTCTGATTAATCCCAAGGGCGGCACGATTATGGGCCGGGATGTTTACAAAACCATTGATGACATAAAAGGCGATGTGGACCTGGCTGTGGTAACCGTGCCTGCAAGCCGGGTAATAGACCTGATACCTGCCCTGGAAAAAAAACATGTCAAAGGCATGGTGCTGATCACCAGCGGATTCAGGGAGGTTGGGTATCAGGGTAGACAGCTTGAAGATCAGATCATGGCAGCAGCCGAAAAAGCCGGTATCCTGGTCATCGGCCCCAACACCATGGGGCTGTGCAATCCCCATGCATCACTTTACGTTTGCGGAGCCAATGCCCATCCTCTTCCCGGCTCCACTGCCCTTGTGTCCCAGTCGGGCAATCTTGGCACCCAGCTTCTGGCCTTTGCCGAGCAACAGGGCATCGGCATCCGGGTATTTGTAGGCTCAGGTAACGAAGCCATGATCACCATTGAAGATTATATGCAGGCCCTTGAACCTGATGACCTGACCCGCACGGTGGTGCTGTATATCGAAAGCGTGAAAGATGGGCGCCGATTTTTTGAATCTGCCTCCCGGCTGTCAAAAACCAAACCCGTGGTGATGCTCAAGGGCGGAAGAACCCAGGTGGGGGAAAAGGCTGCCTCCAGCCATACCGGGGCCATGGCTTCGGATGCAGGGGTGTTTAATGCGGCCTGCACCCAGGCTGGCATCATCCAGGTGGAGCAGCCCATGGAACTTTTAGATATGTCCACCGTATTTTCATCCCTGCCCATGCCTAAGGGAGGACGTGTGGCCATCATGACCCTGGGCGGCGGATGGGGTGTGGTCACCACAGACCTTTGTGCAGAATACGGACTTGGGGTGCCAAAACTGTCCAAAG encodes the following:
- a CDS encoding D-2-hydroxyacid dehydrogenase; this encodes MKIVVLDGYTLNPGDLSWEKFSEFGDLQVYDRTNPEDIQKRTADANIVLINKTVLTAEDIAAMNKVEYIGVLATGVNVVDLEYTKKAGITVTNVPGYSGSSSAQMVFALILELTNRVGHHSQTVTDGKWSESKDFCYWDYPLVELEGITLGIVGYGGIGKAVARLGLAFGMNILIYNRSVPPDLPEGITYSDLDNLIKSSDIISLHCPLTPQTKGMINKDTLAQMKKTAYLVNTSRGPLIVENDLASFLNEGRIAGAAMDVLEKEPPEKSCPLLTAKNCYITPHFAWATLASRERLMSIAVENIKSYLAGKPQNLVPRK
- a CDS encoding acetate--CoA ligase family protein — its product is MTQLKKIAATINNAIKNGIQSLNEDRAKKILKQLGLPVVQEIRLEAIEDIHGAAQTVGYPVVLKGIAKQMLHKTEAGMVEVGITHEAHLKEAAQKMKSRAGDSFDAFLIQPLIQGKREFTAGMFKDPQFGPVIMFGVGGVLTEALKDIVLRLAPLSDADLDDMLNNLRSKALLGSFRGEAAVNRTTLKSVLRGLSDIAMACPGIREIDINPLIISPDGSPVAVDGLMILENCENCENCDTHVHQKIDSKGLYTTFYPKTIAFIGASAVPGKWGHILPTNAYAGGFKGEIFLINPKGGTIMGRDVYKTIDDIKGDVDLAVVTVPASRVIDLIPALEKKHVKGMVLITSGFREVGYQGRQLEDQIMAAAEKAGILVIGPNTMGLCNPHASLYVCGANAHPLPGSTALVSQSGNLGTQLLAFAEQQGIGIRVFVGSGNEAMITIEDYMQALEPDDLTRTVVLYIESVKDGRRFFESASRLSKTKPVVMLKGGRTQVGEKAASSHTGAMASDAGVFNAACTQAGIIQVEQPMELLDMSTVFSSLPMPKGGRVAIMTLGGGWGVVTTDLCAEYGLGVPKLSKEIIERLNNCLPDFWSHDNPVDIVGEGDPEIPKICLEELLKWDGCDAVIHLGIHGRRILVNAMAKAVLKTDPDITKETTDLFMAGLRKNEDDYTRYTVEMTQKYKKPVVGVSLLTDELSRTLYRYDDLDYKGVFFPSPERAVKALAGMVRYRKWLDSTGIHK